A window of the Tessaracoccus sp. MC1865 genome harbors these coding sequences:
- a CDS encoding deoxyribose-phosphate aldolase yields the protein MITFDDLTDVRFTRPDAVAAALAARAPGVMPAPGEKLLVIAADHPGRGALKAGSDELAMASRRVLLERCAVAIARPGVGGFLGTPDLIEELALLGALEGKLVFGSMNRSGLAGSTFEVDDRITGYTAPGIEQAGLDGGKLLLRIDLQDPATPAMLEQAARAVDDLAAAGRIAMLEPFISRRVEGQLTNDLSPDEVIRAISVASALGHTSARTWLKLPCVADMDRVLESTTLPVLLLGGPVPEQMDETVRAWASSLRNPSVKGLVIGRALLFPRDGDVAGAVDRLVEVL from the coding sequence ATGATCACCTTCGACGACCTCACTGACGTGCGCTTCACGCGCCCCGACGCAGTGGCTGCGGCCCTCGCCGCTCGCGCGCCCGGCGTCATGCCGGCACCGGGGGAGAAGCTGCTGGTCATCGCGGCAGACCACCCGGGCCGCGGGGCCCTCAAGGCCGGTAGCGACGAGCTGGCCATGGCGTCGCGCCGCGTACTCCTCGAACGGTGCGCCGTGGCGATCGCCCGGCCCGGCGTCGGCGGGTTCCTCGGCACCCCGGACCTCATCGAGGAACTCGCCCTCCTCGGCGCGCTTGAGGGCAAGCTGGTGTTCGGCTCCATGAACCGCTCCGGCCTGGCCGGCTCCACGTTCGAGGTGGACGACCGCATCACCGGCTACACCGCGCCCGGCATCGAGCAGGCGGGCCTCGACGGGGGCAAACTCCTCCTGCGCATCGACCTGCAGGACCCGGCCACCCCGGCCATGCTGGAACAGGCCGCGCGCGCCGTCGACGACCTGGCCGCGGCGGGGCGCATCGCGATGCTGGAACCCTTCATCAGCCGCCGCGTGGAGGGTCAACTCACCAACGACCTGTCTCCCGACGAAGTCATCCGCGCCATCAGCGTGGCCTCCGCGTTGGGTCACACCTCGGCGCGCACCTGGCTGAAGCTGCCGTGCGTGGCGGACATGGACCGCGTGCTGGAGTCCACCACGCTGCCGGTCCTGCTGCTGGGCGGCCCGGTGCCGGAGCAGATGGACGAAACCGTCCGTGCCTGGGCCAGCTCACTGCGCAATCCCAGCGTGAAGGGGCTCGTCATCGGGCGCGCCCTGCTCTTCCCCCGCGACGGTGATGTGGCCGGCGCGGTGGACCGACTCGTGGAGGTTCTGTGA
- the iolB gene encoding 5-deoxy-glucuronate isomerase produces the protein MNDNAKYVIPAGETAHGNFETDVTAQRAGWEWCSIRVIGLPAGAAQTVDTGGEEILVLPLSGSCTVKVDGETHRLEGRGEVWTEITDYLYVPRGKTAVIHSEQGGRFALPGSKATKDLPVVYCPSSQVITTLRGTGNCSRQVNNYALGNPLETSHLLACEVLTPGGNWSSYPPHKHDEHTQDERVLEEIYYYEVRPGRDGSKGMALQRIYPSPGKPIDVCTEVNSRDVVVMPFGYHGPSVAAPGYDLYYLNVMAGPSEDSTWLMTDDPHYTWIRQAWEESEVDPRLPMTPLNPQE, from the coding sequence GTGAACGACAACGCCAAGTACGTCATCCCTGCGGGGGAAACCGCCCATGGCAACTTCGAGACGGACGTGACCGCGCAGCGCGCCGGCTGGGAGTGGTGTTCGATCCGCGTGATCGGGCTGCCGGCCGGGGCCGCGCAGACCGTCGACACCGGCGGCGAGGAGATCCTGGTGCTGCCGCTCAGCGGATCCTGCACCGTGAAGGTCGACGGTGAGACCCACCGCTTGGAGGGCCGCGGCGAGGTCTGGACCGAGATCACCGACTACCTGTACGTCCCGCGCGGCAAGACCGCCGTCATCCACAGCGAGCAGGGCGGCCGGTTCGCGCTGCCCGGATCGAAGGCCACCAAGGACCTCCCCGTCGTGTACTGCCCGTCGTCGCAGGTCATCACGACGCTGCGCGGTACCGGCAACTGCTCGCGGCAGGTCAACAACTACGCGCTGGGCAACCCGCTGGAGACGTCCCACCTGCTGGCGTGCGAGGTGCTCACGCCCGGCGGCAACTGGTCCAGCTACCCGCCCCACAAGCATGACGAACACACTCAGGACGAACGCGTCCTCGAGGAGATCTACTACTACGAGGTGCGCCCCGGCCGCGACGGTTCGAAGGGGATGGCGCTCCAGCGCATCTACCCGTCGCCCGGGAAGCCCATCGACGTGTGCACCGAGGTCAACTCTCGCGACGTCGTGGTGATGCCGTTCGGCTACCACGGCCCGTCGGTCGCCGCCCCCGGCTATGACCTGTACTACCTCAACGTCATGGCCGGTCCCTCCGAGGACTCCACCTGGCTGATGACCGACGACCCCCATTACACGTGGATCCGCCAGGCCTGGGAAGAATCCGAGGTCGACCCCCGTCTCCCCATGACCCCCCTCAATCCCCAGGAGTGA